A window from Pangasianodon hypophthalmus isolate fPanHyp1 chromosome 16, fPanHyp1.pri, whole genome shotgun sequence encodes these proteins:
- the ghrhrl gene encoding growth hormone releasing hormone receptor, like, which yields MLSLCTGTVWLATLTAAVWASLHPECEYIFQLEREEQLCLRGIAEHENLSTSGQTGCLPAWDSVVCWPRAAVGEIVQSPCPAVFSLFSNHTGTVSRNCTSLGWSHPFPPYHEACSIDDDIPEESYFTTVRLIYSIGYGASLISLSVAVVVLLIFRRLHCARNYIHIQLFISFILKAVSVFIKDATLFGSEDTDHCSLSTAGCKASVVFCHYCVMSNFSWLLVEAVYLNSLLLSARSRRCLWGFSLLGWGVPLVFILLWIISRVYFEDTECWDINEDSPYWWIIKGPIVVSIGINFLLFLNIIRILVQKLNPRLIQFNNSAQYRRLTKSTLLLIPLFGTHYVVFNFLPDYTNISLRLCLELCLGSFQGLMVAILYCFLNQEVQKEVRLMWMRWQESSYGVVIAGAKGSQMDTPF from the exons GTTTGGGCGAGTTTGCACCCAGAGTGTGAGTATATATTCCAGTTGGAACGAGAAGAGCAGCTCTGTCTGAGAGGAATCGCTGAACATGAAAACCTCAGCACTTCAGGGCAGACAG gctgccTCCCAGCATGGGACTCTGTGGTGTGTTGGCCCAGAGCAGCAGTTGGAGAAATCGTACAGTCCCCCTGTCctgctgtgttctctctctttaGCAACCACACAG GTACAGTGAGTCGTAACTGCACCAGTTTGGGCTGGTCGCACCCGTTCCCTCCCTACCATGAGGCCTGCAGCATCGATGACGACATCCCAGAG GAATCGTACTTCACCACGGTGAGACTGATCTACTCCATCGGCTACGGAGCTTCTCTCATCTCCCTGTCCGTGGCGGTGGTAGTTCTACTGATCTTCAG GAGGCTGCACTGTGCAAGAAACTACATCCACATCCAGTTGTTCATCAGCTTCATCCTCAAAGCAGTGTCTGTGTTCATTAAGGATGCTACACTCTTTGGCAGTGAAGATACCGACCACTGTTCCCTCTCTACT GCAGGCTGTAAGGCGTCTGTCGTGTTCTGTCATTACTGTGTGATGAGTAATTTCTCCTGGCTGCTGGTGGAGGCGGTGTATCTCAACTCACTGCTGCTCTCTGCTCGCAGTCGCCGCTGTCTCTGGGGCTTCTCTCTGCTGGGCTGGG GGGTTCCTCTGGTTTTTATCCTCCTCTGGATCATCTCCCGGGTGTATTTTGAGGACACAGA ATGCTGGGACATTAATGAAGATTCCCCTTACTGGTGGATAATCAAGGGTCCGATTGTCGTATCCATAGGG ATCAACTTCCTGTTGTTCCTGAATATCATTAGGATACTGGTGCAGAAGTTGAACCCGCGTCTAATCCAGTTCAACAACTCGGCACAGTATAG ACGCCTGACCAAGTCCACGCTTCTCCTCATCCCCCTGTTTGGGACCCATTACGTGGTGTTTAACTTCCTGCCGGACTACACTAACATCAGCCTGCGTCTCTGTTTAGAGCTGTGCCTCGGCTCATTTCAG GGCCTCATGGTAGCAATTCTGTACTGTTTCCTCAACCAAGAG gtccaGAAGGAGGTGCGACTGATGTGGATGCGCTGGCAGGAGAGCAGTTACGGAGTCGTTATCGCCGGAGCCAAAGGCAGTCAGATGGATACGCCATTCTGA